A genomic segment from Pseudomonas sessilinigenes encodes:
- a CDS encoding YqgE/AlgH family protein: MKNVSPSYLKHHFLIAMPHMVDPNFAQTVTYIVEHNANGAMGLVINRPQDLNLADILEQLRPDEEAPLLCQHVPVFSGGPVQTDRGFVLHPNGLTYQATVELEGVSLSTSQDVLFAIADGTGPAKSLIALGYAGWEAGQLEAELADNVWLTCPFDADILFNTSSELRLEAAARHLGVNLSLLTSQAGHA, encoded by the coding sequence ATGAAAAATGTCAGCCCCAGCTACCTCAAGCATCACTTCCTGATCGCCATGCCCCATATGGTCGATCCGAACTTTGCGCAGACGGTGACCTACATCGTCGAGCACAACGCCAATGGCGCCATGGGCCTGGTGATCAACCGGCCCCAGGACCTGAACCTCGCCGATATCCTCGAACAACTGCGCCCCGACGAAGAAGCGCCGCTGCTGTGCCAGCATGTGCCGGTCTTCAGCGGCGGTCCGGTACAGACCGATCGCGGTTTCGTCCTGCACCCCAACGGCCTCACCTACCAGGCCACGGTCGAACTCGAAGGCGTATCGTTGTCCACCTCCCAGGACGTGCTGTTCGCCATCGCCGACGGCACAGGGCCAGCCAAGAGCCTGATCGCCCTGGGCTATGCCGGCTGGGAAGCCGGGCAGTTGGAAGCAGAACTGGCCGACAACGTCTGGCTGACCTGCCCCTTCGACGCGGACATCCTGTTCAATACCAGCAGCGAACTGCGCCTTGAGGCAGCCGCTCGCCACCTGGGAGTCAACCTGAGCCTGCTCACCAGCCAGGCGGGCCACGCCTGA
- a CDS encoding energy transducer TonB, translated as MSLPSDLPPELAHGGVRAADRLGFTLFLAALLHLALILGLGFSFAEPKQISKTLEITLATFKSETQPKKADFLAQDNQQGSGTLDKKAIPKTTEVAPFQDNSVKKVVPPPSVKPEPREVAPKAAVATTAPKPKKTVTQREEVKKEPTPKAATPTFDSSQLSSEISSLEAELANEQQLYAKRPRIHRLSAASTMRDKGAWYKDEWRKKVERIGNLNYPEEARRKQIYGNLRLMVSINRDGSLYEVLVLESSGQPLLDQAAQRIVRLAAPFAPFTGDLSDIDRLEIIRTWRFARGDKLSSN; from the coding sequence ATGAGCCTTCCGTCCGACCTGCCACCCGAACTGGCCCACGGTGGCGTACGCGCGGCCGATCGCCTGGGATTTACCCTGTTCCTCGCCGCGCTCCTGCACTTGGCGCTGATCCTCGGCCTGGGCTTCTCCTTTGCCGAGCCCAAGCAGATCAGCAAGACCCTGGAAATCACCCTGGCGACCTTCAAGAGCGAGACTCAGCCGAAGAAGGCCGATTTCCTGGCCCAGGACAACCAGCAAGGCAGTGGCACCCTGGACAAAAAAGCCATTCCCAAGACCACTGAAGTCGCGCCATTCCAGGACAACTCGGTCAAAAAGGTCGTGCCACCGCCCTCGGTCAAGCCCGAACCCCGGGAGGTCGCGCCCAAGGCAGCCGTCGCCACCACCGCGCCCAAGCCGAAAAAGACCGTGACCCAGCGCGAAGAGGTCAAGAAAGAGCCTACTCCCAAGGCCGCCACCCCGACCTTCGACAGCTCGCAGCTCTCCAGCGAGATCTCCAGCCTGGAGGCCGAGCTGGCCAACGAGCAGCAGCTGTACGCCAAACGCCCACGCATCCATCGCCTGAGCGCTGCCTCGACGATGCGTGACAAGGGCGCCTGGTACAAGGACGAATGGCGCAAGAAAGTCGAGCGCATCGGCAACCTCAACTACCCCGAGGAAGCCCGGCGCAAGCAGATCTACGGCAACTTGCGGCTGATGGTCTCGATCAACCGCGATGGCTCGCTGTACGAGGTGCTGGTACTGGAATCCTCTGGCCAGCCGCTGCTGGACCAGGCCGCTCAGCGCATCGTGCGCCTGGCCGCGCCGTTCGCCCCCTTTACCGGCGACTTGTCGGACATCGATCGCCTGGAAATCATCCGCACCTGGCGCTTTGCCCGCGGCGACAAACTGTCCAGCAACTGA
- the gshB gene encoding glutathione synthase, which produces MSVRVGIVMDPIASISYKKDSSLAMLLAAQERGWTLFYMEQRDLYQSAGVARARMRPLQVFADPQKWFELEDEVDSPLSDLDVILMRKDPPFDMEFVYSTYLLEQAESAGVLVVNKPQSLRDCNEKLFATLFPQCTPPTVVSRRADVLREFAAQHGDVILKPLDGMGGTSIFRHRAGDPNLSVILETLTVLGSQQIMAQAYLPAIKDGDKRILMIDGEPVPYCLARIPAAGETRGNLAAGGRGEARPLSDKDRWIAAQVGPTLRAKGLLFVGLDVIGEHLTEINVTSPTCIREIDNAFGTHIGAMLMDAIESKLQAASNKPQA; this is translated from the coding sequence ATGAGCGTTCGCGTCGGGATTGTCATGGACCCTATCGCCAGCATCTCCTATAAAAAGGACAGCTCGCTGGCCATGCTGCTGGCCGCCCAGGAACGCGGCTGGACCCTCTTCTATATGGAGCAGCGCGATCTCTACCAGAGCGCCGGCGTGGCCCGGGCCCGCATGCGCCCGTTGCAGGTCTTCGCCGATCCGCAGAAATGGTTCGAGCTGGAAGACGAAGTCGATAGCCCGCTGAGCGACCTGGACGTGATCCTGATGCGCAAGGACCCGCCCTTCGACATGGAGTTCGTCTACTCCACCTACCTGCTGGAACAGGCCGAAAGTGCCGGCGTGCTGGTGGTCAACAAGCCCCAGAGCCTGCGCGACTGCAATGAAAAGCTGTTCGCCACGCTGTTCCCGCAGTGCACCCCGCCCACGGTGGTCAGCCGCCGCGCCGACGTGCTGCGCGAGTTCGCCGCCCAGCATGGCGACGTGATCCTCAAGCCCCTGGACGGCATGGGTGGCACCTCGATCTTCCGCCATCGCGCGGGCGACCCGAACCTGTCGGTGATCCTAGAGACCCTGACCGTGCTGGGCAGCCAGCAGATCATGGCCCAGGCCTACCTGCCGGCGATCAAGGACGGCGACAAGCGCATCCTGATGATCGATGGCGAACCGGTGCCCTACTGCCTGGCACGCATTCCCGCCGCCGGCGAGACCCGCGGCAACCTGGCCGCCGGTGGTCGTGGCGAGGCCCGCCCGCTGAGCGACAAGGACCGCTGGATCGCCGCCCAGGTCGGCCCTACCCTGCGCGCCAAGGGCCTGCTGTTCGTCGGCCTCGACGTGATCGGCGAGCACCTGACGGAAATCAACGTCACCAGCCCGACCTGCATCCGCGAAATCGACAATGCCTTCGGCACTCATATCGGCGCCATGCTGATGGATGCCATCGAAAGCAAGCTGCAAGCCGCAAGCAACAAGCCGCAAGCTTGA
- the pilG gene encoding twitching motility response regulator PilG has product MEQQSNALKVMVIDDSKTIRRTAEMLLKNVGCEVITAVDGFEALAKIVDHHPGIIFVDIMMPRLDGYQTCALVKNNSAFKSTPVIMLSSKDGLFDKAKGRIVGSDQFLTKPFSKEELLSAIRAHVPDFVAQAPQ; this is encoded by the coding sequence ATGGAACAGCAATCCAACGCCTTGAAGGTCATGGTGATCGACGATTCGAAGACGATTCGTCGGACGGCCGAAATGCTGTTGAAGAACGTCGGTTGCGAAGTCATTACCGCAGTCGATGGGTTCGAGGCCCTGGCAAAGATCGTCGACCATCACCCCGGCATCATCTTCGTCGACATCATGATGCCGCGGCTCGACGGCTATCAGACCTGTGCGCTGGTCAAGAACAACAGCGCGTTCAAGTCCACTCCAGTGATCATGCTGTCCTCCAAGGACGGGCTGTTCGACAAGGCCAAGGGGCGTATCGTCGGTTCCGACCAGTTTCTGACCAAACCCTTCAGCAAGGAAGAACTGCTGAGCGCGATCAGGGCCCATGTCCCGGATTTCGTCGCGCAGGCGCCACAGTAG
- the pilH gene encoding twitching motility response regulator PilH: MARILIVDDSPTEMYKLTGMLEKHGHEVLKAENGADGVALAREEKPDAVLMDIVMPGLNGFQATRQLTKDAETSHIPVIIITTKDQETDKVWGTRQGARDYLTKPVDEETLIKTLNNVLAG; the protein is encoded by the coding sequence ATGGCTCGTATCCTGATCGTCGACGACTCGCCGACCGAAATGTACAAACTTACCGGCATGCTGGAAAAGCACGGCCATGAAGTGCTCAAGGCCGAGAACGGTGCCGATGGCGTGGCCCTGGCCCGGGAAGAGAAGCCCGATGCGGTGCTGATGGACATCGTCATGCCCGGCCTCAATGGCTTCCAGGCCACCCGCCAGCTGACCAAGGACGCCGAGACCAGCCATATCCCGGTGATCATCATCACCACCAAGGACCAGGAAACCGACAAGGTCTGGGGAACTCGCCAAGGCGCCAGGGACTACCTGACCAAGCCGGTGGACGAAGAGACCCTGATCAAGACGCTGAACAACGTCCTGGCCGGCTGA
- a CDS encoding chemotaxis protein CheW, which translates to MSESRTAFELLLEIDQRCRLLAADLPSQETRQHSWSGIGFRLGAYWYVAAMGEISEVLHEPRYTLLPGVKPWVKGVANLRGRLLPIMDLCAFFGHELSPLRKQRRVLVLEYKELFAGLLVDEVAGLQHFSQDTLEPGPTDFADAAINPYLQGQFRGERIWQVFSPFALARSPGFLEVAA; encoded by the coding sequence ATGAGCGAATCCAGGACCGCCTTCGAACTGCTGCTGGAGATCGACCAGCGCTGCCGCCTGCTGGCTGCCGACCTGCCGTCCCAGGAAACCCGCCAGCACAGCTGGAGCGGCATCGGTTTTCGCCTGGGAGCGTATTGGTACGTCGCGGCCATGGGCGAGATCAGCGAAGTCCTGCACGAACCGCGCTATACCCTGCTGCCAGGGGTCAAGCCCTGGGTCAAGGGCGTGGCCAACCTGCGAGGGCGGTTACTGCCGATCATGGACCTGTGTGCGTTCTTCGGGCATGAACTGTCGCCCCTGCGCAAGCAGCGCCGCGTGTTGGTGCTGGAGTACAAGGAACTGTTCGCCGGCTTGCTGGTGGATGAAGTGGCGGGTCTGCAGCACTTTTCCCAGGACACCCTGGAGCCGGGCCCTACCGACTTTGCCGATGCCGCGATCAACCCCTACCTGCAGGGGCAGTTTCGCGGCGAACGGATCTGGCAGGTCTTCAGCCCCTTCGCCCTGGCACGCTCGCCGGGGTTTCTGGAGGTGGCGGCGTGA
- a CDS encoding methyl-accepting chemotaxis protein codes for MTKAKPGKPLEGSRSRSQIIVLFIALIVFIMLLFANFAYLNTQATYDKQYIGHAGELRVLSQRIAKNATEAAAGKAAAFKLLADSRNDFAQRWGYLKKGDPATGLPGAPVTLRQEMRAVQLDWEKLLKNADAILASEQTVLSLHQVAATLAETVPQLQVEYEKVVEILLQRGAPASQVAMAQRQSLLAERILGAVNTVLAGDENAVQAADAFGRDAARFGQVLNGMLQGNPGLKISQVEDPDARARLAEISELFEFVSGSVDEILETSPELFQVRESASNIFSLSQTLLDEASLLAIGFENLAGSRHLDTIGGYVLGLLALASIILIGLVMVRETNRQLRETAEKNERNQNAIMRLLDEIEDLADGDLTVTASVTEDFTGTIADSINYSVDQLRDLVATINLTAGQVAGAVQETQTTAMQLAEASEHQAQQISEASTAINDMAQSIDQVSANAAESSAVAERSVEIANKGNEVVHNTIHGMDNIREQIQDTAKRIKRLGESSQEIGDIVSLIDDIADQTNILALNAAIQASMAGDAGRGFAVVADEVQRLAERSSAATRQIETLVRAIQTDTNEAVISMEQTTTEVVRGARLAQDAGVALEEIEGVSKTLAALIQSISNAAQQQTSSAGQISLTMNVIQQITSQTSSGSTATAESIGNLAKMASQLRRSVSGFTLPATRAPATNDNR; via the coding sequence ATGACCAAAGCCAAACCCGGCAAGCCCCTGGAGGGCTCTCGCAGCCGCTCGCAGATCATCGTGCTGTTCATTGCACTGATCGTGTTCATCATGCTGCTGTTCGCCAACTTCGCCTACCTCAACACCCAGGCTACCTACGACAAGCAGTACATCGGTCACGCCGGCGAACTGCGGGTGCTGTCCCAGCGCATTGCCAAGAACGCCACCGAGGCGGCGGCGGGCAAGGCCGCGGCGTTCAAGTTGCTGGCCGATTCGCGCAATGATTTCGCCCAGCGCTGGGGCTACCTGAAGAAGGGCGACCCGGCCACCGGCCTGCCTGGAGCCCCGGTAACGCTGCGCCAGGAAATGCGCGCGGTGCAGCTGGACTGGGAAAAACTGCTGAAGAATGCCGACGCGATCCTCGCCAGCGAGCAGACGGTGCTGTCGTTGCACCAGGTGGCCGCGACCCTGGCCGAGACCGTGCCGCAATTGCAGGTGGAATACGAAAAGGTCGTGGAGATCCTGCTGCAGCGCGGCGCCCCCGCCAGCCAGGTGGCCATGGCCCAGCGCCAGTCGTTGCTGGCCGAGCGGATCCTCGGCGCGGTCAATACCGTGCTGGCTGGCGATGAAAATGCCGTGCAGGCGGCCGACGCCTTTGGCCGTGACGCCGCGCGCTTCGGCCAGGTGCTCAACGGCATGCTGCAGGGCAATCCGGGGTTGAAGATCAGCCAGGTCGAGGACCCCGATGCCCGTGCGCGCCTGGCGGAGATTTCCGAACTGTTCGAGTTCGTCTCAGGCTCGGTGGATGAGATCCTCGAGACATCCCCCGAACTGTTCCAGGTGCGCGAATCGGCGAGCAACATCTTCAGCCTGTCCCAGACCCTGCTGGACGAAGCCTCGTTGCTGGCCATCGGTTTCGAAAACCTGGCCGGCAGCCGTCACCTGGACACCATCGGCGGTTATGTCCTGGGCCTGCTGGCCCTGGCCTCGATCATCCTCATCGGCCTGGTGATGGTGCGCGAGACCAATCGCCAGCTGCGCGAGACGGCGGAGAAGAACGAGCGCAACCAGAACGCGATCATGCGCCTGCTGGACGAGATCGAAGACCTGGCGGACGGTGACCTGACAGTGACCGCCTCGGTGACCGAGGACTTCACCGGGACCATCGCCGACTCCATCAACTACTCGGTCGACCAGCTGCGCGATCTGGTGGCCACCATCAACCTCACCGCCGGCCAGGTGGCGGGCGCGGTACAGGAAACCCAGACCACCGCCATGCAGCTGGCCGAGGCCTCGGAGCACCAGGCGCAGCAGATTTCCGAAGCCTCCACGGCGATCAACGACATGGCCCAGTCCATCGACCAGGTATCGGCCAACGCCGCGGAATCCTCGGCGGTGGCCGAGCGTTCGGTGGAGATCGCCAACAAGGGCAACGAGGTGGTGCACAACACCATCCATGGCATGGACAACATCCGCGAGCAAATCCAGGACACCGCCAAGCGAATCAAGCGCCTGGGCGAGTCCTCCCAGGAAATCGGCGACATCGTCAGCCTGATCGACGACATTGCCGACCAGACCAACATCCTGGCCTTGAACGCGGCCATCCAGGCCTCCATGGCGGGCGACGCCGGTCGCGGTTTTGCCGTGGTCGCCGATGAAGTACAACGGCTGGCGGAACGCTCCTCGGCCGCTACCCGGCAGATCGAGACCCTGGTGCGGGCGATCCAGACCGACACCAACGAAGCGGTGATCTCCATGGAGCAGACCACCACCGAGGTGGTGCGTGGGGCACGCCTGGCGCAGGATGCCGGGGTCGCCCTGGAAGAGATCGAAGGGGTATCCAAGACCCTGGCGGCGCTGATCCAGAGTATTTCCAACGCCGCCCAGCAGCAGACGTCCTCGGCCGGGCAGATTTCCCTGACCATGAACGTGATCCAGCAGATCACCTCGCAGACTTCCTCCGGCTCCACGGCCACCGCCGAGAGCATCGGCAACCTGGCGAAGATGGCCAGCCAGCTGCGACGCTCGGTGTCCGGGTTCACCTTGCCGGCGACCCGGGCGCCTGCCACCAATGACAACCGCTGA